The DNA region ATGTCCTGTAAATTAGACCAGCGATGGCTCTTATCTAAAACAACCAGTGAACCTCTTGCTTCATCACAGTCATGAAAAGGAATCGAGGCAGTTAACAGGTTCTGGGAACTGCAAGTACCCTAGTAAGCGCGATCGCTCTTACCAGCCAACAGTAGTATTAATTTTAGCTTCCGTTTTGAGCGAGGGTTTGTAAACTAGCTGATCGTCTAAAATTTGAAGTTTAAAGGATTACTCGACCAGGTTATAGCCCAGACGCGATCAAAAGCCTTGAGACAATCATTACAGGTAGAGACTCCACAAGCCATAGCATCTACCTGCCAGTTTAGACCCTGGAAATGTGCTGCAAGAAATAGAAATCCTCTCAGCGCATCAGAAACAGTAGTAACTATATAATATTTTATGAGTCATGTTTTTAACACAGAAGAGAATTCTGGCAACATACTAAAAAGTTACTTGGCAAGAGAGACTATTTAAGAAAATTGCGATTGTAGTTAATTTTATTGCTATATTTGGCTTTGTAATCAAACAGTATATTTTTTACGATGACTATTCTGGTAACAGGAGGAGCAGGATATATTGGCTCCCATTCCGTCTTGACATTGCAACAGGCTGGCTACGAAGTGATTGTATTAGACAACCTGGTATATGGTCATCAAGACCTAGTAGAAACGGTTTTGGGAGCTAAATTAATTGTGGGAGATACCTGCGATCGCGCCTTACTGCAACAAATATTTTCAGAGTATCAAATAGATGCCGTAATGCACTTTGCCGCCTATGCTTATGTAGGAGAATCAGTTACCAAACCAGCCAAATATTATTACAACAACGTGATTGGGACTTTTACCCTGCTCGAAGCCATGCGCGAAGCAGAGGTAAATAATTTTGTGTTCTCTTCAACCTGCGCTACCTATGGTGTACCTGACTCTGTACCAATTAAAGAAGAACAAGCTCAAAATCCGATCAATCCTTATGGTGCTACTAAGTTAATGGTGGAAAGAATTTTGCAAGACTTCAGTCTTGCCTATGATTTTCGCTCGGTATGTCTGCGCTATTTTAATGCTGCTGGTGCCGATCCTCAAGCTAGGTTAGGAGAAGATCACAATCCCGAAACTCACCTGATACCATTAGTCTTGCAAACTGCTTTAGGTCAGCGCGAATCAATTTCTATTTTTGGCACTGATTATGACACCCCAGATGGAAGTTGCGTACGAGACTATATCCATGTTCTCGATCTGGCTCAGGCTCATATTCTAGCCTTAGAATATCTTTTAGATGGCGGAACAACAGATGTTTTCAATTTGGGCAATGGTAATGGCTTTTCGGTTAAGCAGGTAATTGAAACAGCTCGTAAAATTACTGGAAAAGAAATCAAAGCCGAAATAAGCGATCGCCGTGTGGGAGATCCTCCTATTTTAGTTGGTAGTGGTGCCAAGGCGCAGCAAGTTTTGGGATGGCAACCTCAATATTCTAATTTAGAAGATATTATTGCTCATGCTTGGCAATGGCATCAAAAACGACACTAATAAGTAGTTAGGTAGTTAGGTAGTTAAGTCAAAGCACCTCGTTAAAATTGCTATTACTAATTTTTGCTAATCCATCTTGAAAACAGCTTGAATTAATTTTGACTGTTTAAACTATTAATTAACATTAATGATGTTGGGGAGTCAGGCTACGACAGTCAAATAATTATTTTTGTAGTTTTAAATGTTATAACAAATTAAAAGCTAATATTTAAAAACTAATAGCTGATAGCTACAAATACTGTTACTTTCAATTTTATACTTTGAATTAACCACCCCGTATTTATTTTTCTGGCATAGCTGATATCTGAAAAATATTTTGAGCTAACCAACTGCTTATTAGGAAAAACTGAGATTTTTTCTCTTGACAATGATATAGGTTTGACCATACTTAATAATTAATATTTAACCTAAAACTGATTGCCATGAGTATTCATATTGTTACTGGTGTTGCGGGATTCATTGGTTCGCATTTAGCAGAAACTCTATTAAAAGAAGGTATTGGAGTAATTGGTATCGATCAGTTTAATGATTACTACGATCCTCAACTTAAACAAAAAAATATAGTTAATCTTAAGGAGTTTGCCAATTTTAAATTAATCAAAGCCGATATCAAAGACTTAGATTGGCGAGAGCTTTTACAGTCGGCTGACGTATTGTATCATCAAGCAGCACAAGCAGGAGTTAGGGATAGTTGGGGAGAAAGATTTTCAAATTATACTGACAGAAATATTAATGCCACACAGGTAATTTTAGAAGCAGCTAAACAAGTTAAATCACTAAAAAGAATTGTCTATGCTTCTAGTTCTTCAATCTATGGGAATGCAGCGACTATGCCTACCCCAGAAACTTTATGTCCTCAACCTGTTTCTCCTTATGGCATAACAAAATTAGCTGGAGAGCGTTTATGCTGGCTATATCACCAGAATTTTGGAGTACCAACCACAGCATTACGCTACTTTACGGTTTATGGGCCACGTCATCGTCCTGATATGGCGTTTCACAAGTTTTTTAAAGCAGCATTAGATGATGTGCCGATTTTCATTTATGGTGATGGACAGCAAACCAGAGACTATACCTTTGTCAGCGACATAGTAGCAGCTAATTTAGCTGCGGGAAAAATACCAGAAGCTATTGGCGAGACATTTAATATTGGTGGCGGTAGCCGAGTCACTCTAATTGAGTTATTAAAGATTATGGAACAGGTTATGGGACGACCAATACGCAAAAATTATGTTGAGAAAGCTAAAGGAGACGCACGCCACACCAGCGCAGACATTACTAAAGCTAAGACAATTTTAGGTTACTTTCCCCAAGTTTCTCTGGCCGAAGGTTTGACCAAAGAATGGGAATGGATTAAAACTATTTATGGTTAAGATTTGAGATTTGGGTGATTGAGTAATTGTTACAAGTACAGGCTTTACCAGCTATGGCATCTACCTGCTAATTCAGAGGACAGACGTGTTTGGCAAGAAGCAGAAATTCTCTCAATGCACCAAGAACAGTAGCGCTCATTAAGAGCTGGTTCATCTTGAAGAATTCGAGCCACTTTTTTGGATAGATTTTCGGTGAACCAATTTTATTCTGTTGAAGTTTTTAGCCATGCTTCAGTAGTTTCTCGCAAATGTCGATAAAATTTAAGTCGTCGCTCGCGCAGCATCTTTTCTTGATAACTTTTAGTTTTTTCCAGATTACGAACCGACATCCGAGCCATCCGCTGTGGGTCAGTAACTACTTCACGAATCTTTTTTGCCAAGGCATTTACATTTCCAGGTGGTACCATATCTTCTAATGCCAGTAGTTCAGGAAATCCACCTACTGTAGAGCCAATGCAAGGTAATCCCCGCGCCATTGCTTCAATGGTTGCTCTGGGTAAACCTTCTTGGTAAGAAGGTAAGACAAAAAGATCGGCGCGATCTAATTGAGCGCGGACGGCATCACCAGCAGATAACTGACCTAGAAAATGAATGCGATCGCCTAAACCTAGTTTTTTGACCTGCTCCTCTAATTCTGGTCGATGTTTGCCGTCGCCGAGCCAAACTAATTCAAGATCTAATTCTTTTTTGACACAGACAGCAACGGCCTCTATTAGTATATTTGGAGCTTTATACAGTTGAGCCAGAGTGCCAACAGCAATTAGGGTAAATTTACTATCTGTTTTTGGTAATCGAGGAGCAGATGCAAAAGCCTGCTCGGGTAGCTGAACATCTGAAAAGTACGTGGTAAAAGCTTTTGGAGATGGGGGATATCGACGTTGCAAAGCGAACTGGGTCACGTAGGCAGCAGCAGCAGCGTTAGCACAT from Coleofasciculaceae cyanobacterium includes:
- the galE gene encoding UDP-glucose 4-epimerase GalE — its product is MTILVTGGAGYIGSHSVLTLQQAGYEVIVLDNLVYGHQDLVETVLGAKLIVGDTCDRALLQQIFSEYQIDAVMHFAAYAYVGESVTKPAKYYYNNVIGTFTLLEAMREAEVNNFVFSSTCATYGVPDSVPIKEEQAQNPINPYGATKLMVERILQDFSLAYDFRSVCLRYFNAAGADPQARLGEDHNPETHLIPLVLQTALGQRESISIFGTDYDTPDGSCVRDYIHVLDLAQAHILALEYLLDGGTTDVFNLGNGNGFSVKQVIETARKITGKEIKAEISDRRVGDPPILVGSGAKAQQVLGWQPQYSNLEDIIAHAWQWHQKRH
- a CDS encoding NAD-dependent epimerase/dehydratase family protein, whose product is MSIHIVTGVAGFIGSHLAETLLKEGIGVIGIDQFNDYYDPQLKQKNIVNLKEFANFKLIKADIKDLDWRELLQSADVLYHQAAQAGVRDSWGERFSNYTDRNINATQVILEAAKQVKSLKRIVYASSSSIYGNAATMPTPETLCPQPVSPYGITKLAGERLCWLYHQNFGVPTTALRYFTVYGPRHRPDMAFHKFFKAALDDVPIFIYGDGQQTRDYTFVSDIVAANLAAGKIPEAIGETFNIGGGSRVTLIELLKIMEQVMGRPIRKNYVEKAKGDARHTSADITKAKTILGYFPQVSLAEGLTKEWEWIKTIYG
- a CDS encoding glycosyltransferase family 4 protein, translating into MKIVVTIEHRFESTPDGTVWTQTQFPYSFWTRYLEVFDEVNVVARVRPTDSIPPNWKQVNGEQVSVWAIPYYVGPWQYLKRSLQVKRAARNALGEQDAVILRPSSTIADCIEPLLQRTSHPYGVEVVADPYDTFAPGSVKHPLRPFFRWLTPRKLRHQCANAAAAAYVTQFALQRRYPPSPKAFTTYFSDVQLPEQAFASAPRLPKTDSKFTLIAVGTLAQLYKAPNILIEAVAVCVKKELDLELVWLGDGKHRPELEEQVKKLGLGDRIHFLGQLSAGDAVRAQLDRADLFVLPSYQEGLPRATIEAMARGLPCIGSTVGGFPELLALEDMVPPGNVNALAKKIREVVTDPQRMARMSVRNLEKTKSYQEKMLRERRLKFYRHLRETTEAWLKTSTE